The following proteins come from a genomic window of Brachionichthys hirsutus isolate HB-005 chromosome 20, CSIRO-AGI_Bhir_v1, whole genome shotgun sequence:
- the LOC137909564 gene encoding dynein axonemal heavy chain 12-like: MYIKANTDNGYESGSASQPDGAAAQWIDRDTPPAFPLAVIPKPPGLALRGLMENAWKQDIAPPSKDSLERIDARVGLDMTKTSFVENRKRLDDTLSITHPVMQIILELCYRNLSTLVLVDLSGCRSAGPLDHQSLQDKINVGCKRTEDNLLRIWLEPILLELKKKSIYYMKEPEKISLFRCASVLVSNQLKALLKKCTDEFVELFHPRNQHLMPLISVSLTLNGATLQMSPTVAELEASVSAMLDCVTNTLQKVPNFQSTLGRAQMSFVDAKVPEEVLCSAHETLKTRVCENLEEPVKHLQTFVDKFAWLVDGSARARVEAFVAEQRCLDDYAKEVEWFMVLAEDIMSLPVRAHFTMVQLECQELKEELAAKARSYACIIIEKLAAVHREENIQICSEFESIKDRLLKPPESIQEMSETIQFTKEVQEDRLGELQQQIEKVHCRLLYLLDHHSFAKEDLKLNSVVTLWPQKMPAIFKRADEIILKGKEKGEKEMVDRRKRLKIDFEVLSGSFQEFQEYSEMHRVDEYLKNIRAVLKQLKEAAHVIVTVNKEEAFFAQDQSSYPQMEELKKSVEPYEQLFSLVQQWQQTESRWMDGPLHEQSSEYFDSDVEMERSLFKVQKFFQKKPPAAEQPTLQSPAVVLSATVLKMIASFKVHRPVLMALCNPAIRPRHREQMSALIGADLTPETGVTARTLLQLNLNPHLDQLESISTHASKEFALETKLRAMKDDLVALSFPNKLYRETGVHILHSVEDLQATLEDHIVKSQSMMGTALTKEFGIQIKQWEEQLIHIQDVTEEWLKVQSRWVYLESIFSSEDIMQQIPEEGRLFKIVDATWRDIMGRCARDSRVLEVTAQPDLLEKLQSSNHQLDTIDKGLNVYLEKKRLSFPRFFFLSNDEMLEILSETKDPTRVQPHLKKCFEGISKLDFLPDLEIQGMYSSEGEHIQLVENISTAAAGGAVEKWLVELESGMIRSVRNEIGRSIEAYTNTSRINWVKEWPGQVVLCTSQIYWTREVEEAIKGGTKGLKKYYKKLRNQLSDIVELVRGDLPKQTRITLGALITIDVHARDVVAELLQNGVSSQNDFQWLSQLRYYWCSDNVRVRIISCDVKYAYEYLGNSPRLVITPLTDRCYRTLVGAFSLNLGGAPEGPAGTGKTETTKDLAKALAVQCVVFNCSDGLDYIAMSKFFKGLASTGAWACFDEFNRIELEVLSVVAQQILCIQRAVELHAEKFDFEGTQLTLNPNCFVSITMNPGYAGRSELPDNLKALFRTVAMMVPNYALIAEVSLYSSGFLHAKPLSVKIVTTYRLCSEQLSSQFHYDYGMRAVKAVLVAAGNLKLKFPEEDEDILVLRSIKDVNKPKFLSHDIPLFDGIIRDVFPGITLPEADYKRFREAAEHCCKSKNLQLTDTFWEKLIQTYEMMIVRHGFMLVGGPIAGKTQVLRVLADTLNFMSERGYGNERKVRYTTVNPKSITMGQLFGEFDAVSHEWSDGIVASAFRKFASDESPDRKWLVFDGPIDTLWIESLNTVLDDNKKLCLMNGEIIQMPDEMSLIFEVDDLSRASPATVSRCGMIFMEPSQLGLDPLFLSWLNTLPDALREPESRSLLG; this comes from the exons atgtaCATCAAGGCCAACACCGATAA TGGCTACGAGAGCGGATCGGCCTCacagccggacggagcagcCGCCCAGTGGATCGATCGGGACACGCCCCCGGCCTTCCCTCTGGCAGTGATACCGAAGCCTCCAGGACTG GCCCTCCGTGGGCTGATGGAGAACGCATGGAAACAGGACATTGCGCCCCCCTCCAAAGACTCGCTGGAGCGCATCGACGCTCGAGTCGGTTTGGACATGACGAAGACAA GTTTTGTAGAGAACCGCAAACGACTTGACGACACTCTGAGCATCACTCATCCGGTAATGCAGATTATCCTGGAGCTGTGTTACCGGAACCTTTCCACGCTGGTGCTGGTGGACCTCTCCGGCTGCAG GTCTGCAGGCCCGCTGGACCACCAAAGCCTGCAGGACAAAATCAACGTGGGCTgtaagaggacagaggacaatcTTCTCCGAATCTGGTTGGAGCCAATCCTCCTCGaattgaagaagaaaagcatctaTTACATGAAAGAACCAGAAAAGATCTCCCTGTTTAGATGCGCCTCTGTCCTCGTGTCAAatcag TTGAAAGCCCTGCTGAAGAAATGCACCGATGAGTTTGTCGAGCTGTTCCACCCACGCAATCAGCACCTCATGCCTCTGATCAGCGTGTCTCTGACACTCAACGGTGCAACATTACAGATGTCCCCCACAGTAGCGGAGCTGGAAGCGTCTGTGTCGGCCATGCTGGACTGTGTCACCAACACGCTGCAG AAGGTTCCGAACTTCCAGTCCACTTTGGGACGAGCTCAAATGTCGTTTGTGGATGCTAAGGTGCCAGAGGAGGTACTCTGTTCGGCCCACGAGACTTTAAAGACACGTGTGTGCGAGAATCTAGAGGAACCCGTCAAGCATCTCCAGACCTTTG ttgACAAGTTTGCCTGGCTGGTGGACGGATCGGCACGAGCTCGGGTGGAGGCGTTTGTAGCTGAGCAGCGTTGTCTTGACGACTACGCCAAG GAAGTGGAGTGGTTCATGGTGCTGGCAGAGGACATCATGAGCCTCCCCGTGAGAGCCCACTTTACGATGGTGCAGCTGGAATGCCAGGAACTCAAGGAGGAGTTGGCCGCCAAAGCCAGAAGCTACGCCTGCATCATAATAGAGAAACTCGCCGCCGTCCACCGGGAGGAAAACATCCA GATCTGCTCTGAATTTGAGAGCATCAAGGACCGGTTACTGAAACCCCCAGAGAGCATCCAGGAGATGTCTGAGACCATCCAGTTCACCAAAGAGGTTCAGGAAGACCGGCTCGGAGAACTCCAGCAacagattgag AAAGTCCACTGTCGCCTGCTTTACCTCCTCGATCATCACTCCTTTGCCAAAGAGGATCTAAAGCTCAATTCGGTTGTTACTCTTTGGCCACAGAAGATGCCGGCGATCTTTAAACGTGCTGACGAG ATTATTCTGAAGGGCaaggaaaaaggggaaaaggagaTGGTTGATAGGAGAAAAAGATTAAAGATCGACTTTGAAGTGTTGAGTGGCAGCTTCCAGGAGTTCCAGGAATACTCTGAGATGCACCGTGTTGATGAG TATCTGAAGAATATCCGAGCCGTTCTCAAGCAACTGAAGGAGGCTGCGCACGTCATCGTCACCGTTAACAAAGAGGAGGCCTTCTTTGCACAAGACCAGTCGTCCTACCCTCAAATGGAGGAACTCAAGAAGAGTGTGGAGCCTTACGAGCAGCTCTTCTCGTTGgtgcagcagtggcagcagacgGAGAGCAG atggatggacggtcCCCTCCATGAACAGAGCAGTGAGTACTTTGACTCTGATGTGGAGATGGAGCGTTCTTTGTTCAAGGTGCAGAAGTTTTTCCAAAAGAAGCCACCAGCCGCGGAACAACCGACGCTGCAGAGCCCTGCAGTGGTTCTGTCCGCCACAGTGTTGAAGATGATCGCGAGCTTCAAG gtgcaTCGACCTGTGCTGATGGCGTTGTGTAACCCAGCCATCAGACCTCGCCACCGGGAGCAGATGTCGGCGCTGATAGGAGCGGACCTGACTCCTGAGACCGGTGTTACTGCACggactctcctccagctgaatcTGAATCCTcatctggaccagctggagtcCATCAGTACTCATGCCAGTAAA GAGTTTGCCCTGGAGACCAAGCTGCGAGCCATGAAGGACGATCTGGTCGCTCTGTCTTTCCCCAACAAACTGTACAGAGAGACCGGTGTTCACATCTTGCACAGCGTTGAGGATCTGCAGGCCACGCTGGAAGACCACATAGTGAAGAGTCAGAGCATGATGGGGACGGCGCTGACTAAAGAGTTTGGCATTCAGATCAAG CAATGGGAGGAGCAATTAATTCACATCCAGGATGTCACCGAAGAAtggctgaaggtgcagtctCGGTGGGTTTACTTGGAATCCATCTTCTCCTCGGAAGACATCATGCAACAGATTCCAGAAGAAGGACGACTCTTCAAAATCGTCGACGCCACCTGGAGAGATATCATGGGCCGCTGCGCGAGGGATTCCCGG GTGTTAGAGGTGACCGCTCAGCCTGATTTGCTGGAGAAACTGCAATCCTCGAACCATCAGCTGGACACCATCGATAAAGGCCTGAATGTCTATCTGGAAAAGAAACGGCTCAGTTTTCCAAG attcttcttcttgtccaatGACGAAATGCTTGAAATCCTTTCTGAGACCAAAGACCCCACCCGAGTACAGCCCCACCTGAAGAAGTGCTTTGAGGGTATTTCCAAACTGGACTTCCTGCCTGACTTGGAGATCCAG GGCATGTACAGCAGTGAGGGAGAGCACATCCAGCTGGTTGAGAACATCTCCACCGCTGCAGCCGGGGGGGCCGTAGAGAAGTGGCTGGTGGAGTTGGAGTCTGGGATGATTCGCAGCGTCAGAAACGAAATAGGCCGATCCATCGAG GCCTACACTAATACTTCACGGATCAACTGGGTCAAGGAGTGGCCTGGACAGGTGGTCCTCTGCACCTCCCAGATCTACTGGACTCGGGAAGTTGAGGAAGCCATCAAAGGAGGCACTAAA ggtttAAAGAAATATTACAAGAAACTCCGGAATCAGCTGAGCGACATTGTGGAGCTGGTGAGAGGGGATCTGCCCAAACAAACCCGGATCACTTTGGGAGCGCTGATCACCATCGACGTCCATGCCAGGGACGTGGTTGCAGAGCTGCTTCAGAACGGT GTGTCGAGCCAAAACGACTTCCAGTGGCTGTCCCAGCTCCGCTACTACTGGTGCTCAGACAATGTCCGGGTCCGAATCATAAGTTGCGATGTGAAATATGCTTACGAATACTTGGGAAACTCCCCCCGTTTGGTCATCACTCCTCTGACTGACAGATGCTACAGAACTCTG GTTGGTGCCTTTTCCCTCAATCTGGGCGGGGCACCTGAGGGTCCGGCAGGAACAGGAAAGACCGAGACCACCAAGGATCTGGCCAAAGCTCTGGCAGTGCAGTGCGTCGTCTTCAACTGCTCTGACGGCCTGGACTACATCGCTATGAGCAAG TTCTTCAAAGGCCTGGCTTCGACTGGCGCATGGGCGTGCTTTGACGAGTTCAATCGCATTGAGCTGGAGGTGCTCTCTGTGGTGGCCCAGCAGATCCTCTGCATCCAAAGGGCCGTTGAGCTGCATGCAGAGAAGTTTGACTTTGAAGGGACCCAGCTTACGCTCAATCCCAACTGCTTTGTGTCCATCACCATGAATCCTGGCTATGCAGGACGTTCTGAGCTCCCAGACAACCTCAAG GCGTTGTTCCGGACGGTGGCCATGATGGTGCCCAACTACGCACTGATTGCAGAGGTTTCTCTATATTCGAGTGGCTTCCTGCATGCCAAGCCGCTCTCGGTGAAGATCGTAACAACCTACCGGCTGTGTTCCGAGCAGCTCTCATCCCAGTTCCATTACGATTACGGGATGAGGGctgtcaaagctgtgcttgttgctgctggaaaCCTGAAGCTCAAGTTCCCtgaagaggatgaggacatACTG GTCTTGAGGTCCATAAAAGATGTGAATAAGCCCAAGTTTCTGTCCCACGATATTCCACTGTTTGACGGAATCATCCGCGACGTGTTCCCCGGCATCACCCTCCCTGAGGCTGACTATAAG CGGTTCCGGGAGGCCGCTGAACATTGCTGCAAATCAAAGAATCTCCAGCTTACAGACACGTTCTGGGAGAAGTTGATCCAGACCTACGAGATGATGATTGTCAGGCACGG TTTCATGTTGGTTGGAGGGCCCATCGCTGGGAAGACCCAAGTGCTGCGAGTTCTAGCCGACACTCTGAATTTTATGAGCGAACGTGGCTATGGAAACGAGCGGAAGGTCCGCTACACGACCGTGAACCCCAAATCCATTACCATGGGACAGCTGTTTGGAGAGTTCGACGCCGTTTCCCATGAG TGGTCTGATGGGATTGTGGCCAGCGCATTCAGGAAATTTGCCTCGGACGAGTCGCCGGACCGTAAATGGTTGGTGTTTGATGGGCCCATCGACACGCTGTGGATCGAGAGCCTGAACACAGTGCTGGACGACAACAAGAAG CTGTGCTTGATGAATGGAGAGATCATCCAGATGCCCGATGAGATGAGTCTGATCTTCGAGGTGGACGACCTGTCCCGGGCCTCG CCTGCCACAGTCAGCCGCTGTGGGATGATCTTCATGGAACCGTCTCAGTTGGGCTTGGATCCCTTGTTCCTCTCCTGGTTGAACACCCTTCCTGACGCTCTCCGGGAGCCGGAGTCCCGCTCTTtgctgggttag